Proteins from one Mercurialis annua linkage group LG7, ddMerAnnu1.2, whole genome shotgun sequence genomic window:
- the LOC126656105 gene encoding uncharacterized protein LOC126656105, with protein MNGSDAITRWQSLKQRLPFKGLGCCGPTWSSRRATTTIRAIIEEDDHDHDHDQDEEPIMLQDQASDQQQRTVITTGAGMNLAMALAAERNLRRRSSSNNLMMKNVGSRRQVKTLMRLIEETEGVDLMRKKKRRDTEKEGIIVECEDGSDWVCCVCMEMSKGAAFIPCGHAFCRVCSREIWVNGSSCPICNRSIVQILDLF; from the coding sequence atgaaCGGCTCAGATGCAATCACAAGATGGCAGAGTTTAAAGCAACGGCTGCCATTCAAAGGCCTGGGTTGCTGTGGGCCTACGTGGAGTTCAAGAAGAGCAACAACAACGATCAGAGCCATCATAGAAGAAGATGATCATGATCATGATCATGATCAAGATGAAGAGCCAATCATGTTGCAAGATCAAGCCAGTGATCAACAGCAACGGACGGTGATTACGACGGGTGCAGGGATGAATCTGGCCATGGCATTGGCAGCAGAGCGTAACTTACGGCGGAGATCATCATCTAATAATTTGATGATGAAAAATGTGGGGTCACGGCGACAAGTGAAGACGTTGATGAGATTGATTGAGGAAACCGAGGGTGTTGATTTGATGAGGAAAAAGAAGCGGAGAGATACTGAGAAGGAGGGGATTATTGTTGAGTGTGAAGATGGGAGTGATTGGGTGTGCTGCGTGTGCATGGAGATGAGTAAGGGTGCGGCGTTTATTCCGTGTGGGCATGCGTTTTGTAGAGTCTGTTCAAGGGAGATCTGGGTCAATGGAAGCTCTTGTCCTATTTGTAACCGTTCGATTGTCCAGATTCTTGATCTCTTTTAG